One genomic region from Phycodurus eques isolate BA_2022a chromosome 16, UOR_Pequ_1.1, whole genome shotgun sequence encodes:
- the hgs gene encoding hepatocyte growth factor-regulated tyrosine kinase substrate isoform X1, giving the protein MGKGGGTFERLLDKATSQLLLETDWESILQICDLIRQGDTQAKYAIGAIKKKLNDKNPHVALYALEVLESVVKNCGQTVHDEVASKQTMEELKDLIKKQTEPNVRSKILYLIQAWAHAFRNEPKYKVVQDTYQIMKVEGHVFPEFKESDAMFAAERAPDWVDAEDCHRCRVQFGVMTRKHHCRACGQIFCGKCSSKYSTIPKFGIEKEVRVCEPCFELLNNHPSLSPPLRKAESKPASTGTGGAELPPEYLTSPLSQQSQMPPKRDETALQEEEELQLAIALSQSEAEEKERKRQKNSYTVYPKADPTPVTSSAPPVSTLYTSPVNSSAPSAEEVDPELARYLNRTYWEKKQEEARKSPTPSAPAPVPLAEPLPPSSQPVEAHVPTQPVSIVEQQYQNGESEENHEQFLKALQNAVTTFLNRMKSNHMRGRSITNDSAVLSLFQSINNMHPQLLDILNQLDEKRLYYEGLQDKLAQVRDARAALNALRDEHREKLRRAAEEAERQRQIQLAQKLEIMRQKKQEYLEMQRQLAIQRLQEQEKERQLRLEQQKHTIQMRAQMPAFSLPYAQMQSLPPNVSGGVVYQPGAPPSYPGTFSPANSVEGSPMHNIYMSQPGQGAPPQYQAMPTGAADPNMVNAYMYQPAASDGHPAPPPGQAPPTTSTPYSNYQPTPTQGYQNVASQAQSLPPMPQAGHTNGMGYMGYPPYSMQNMISALPGQDPNLAVQQPYMSGQQPMYQQVAPPGGPQQPAQQQQQQPPQPPAQVVPGSAEAQLISFD; this is encoded by the exons ATGGGGAAAGGCGGAGGTACATTCGAAAGGCTTCTGG ACAAGGCCACCAGTCAGCTGCTGCTGGAAACCGACTGGGAATCCATCCTGCAAATCTGCGATCTCATTCGACAAGGAGACACCCA GGCTAAATATGCAATTGGCGCTATCAAGAAGAAACTGAATGACAAAAATCCACATGTGGCCCTCTACGCACTTGAG GTCCTTGAGTCTGTGGTAAAGAACTGCGGGCAGACGGTTCACGATGAGGTGGCAAGTAAACAAACTATGGAAGAGCTGAAGGATCTGATCAAG AAACAGACGGAACCAAATGTCCGCAGCAAAATCCTTTACTTAATCCAAGCCTGGGCCCACGCCTTCCGCAACGAGCCCAAGTACAAAGTGGTGCAAGACACCTATCAGATCATGAAAGTGGAAG GTCACGTGTTCCCCGAGTTTAAGGAGAGCGATGCGATGTTTGCAGCAGAACGA GCCCCAGACTGGGTTGACGCTGAGGATTGCCACCGGTGCAGAGTCCAGTTTGGGGTGATGACAAGAAAG caccactgtcGAGCCTGCGGGCAGATCTTCTGCGGCAAGTGTTCCTCGAAGTACTCCACCATTCCCAAGTTTGGAATCGAGAAGGAGGTCCGCGTGTGCGAGCCCTGCTTTGAGCTGCTGAACAA CCACCCTTCCCTCTCTCCTCCGCTCAGGAAAGCCGAGAGCAAGCCGGCGTCCACCGGTACCGGCGGTGCCGAGCTGCCGCCGGAATACCTCACCAGCCCGCTGTCCCAGCAGTCACAG ATGCCTCCAAAAAGAGATGAAACAGCGctgcaggaggaggaagagctgCAGCTGGCCATCGCACTCTCCCAAAGCGAGGCcgaggagaaagagagaaag AGGCAGAAGAACTCGTACACCGTGTATCCCAAGGCGGACCCCACCCCGGTCACCTCCTCAGCACCCCCAGTCAGCACCCTCTACACGTCCCCTGTG AATTCCTCTGCTCCGTCAGCTGAAGAAGTCGACCCTGAG CTGGCCCGTTACCTCAACAGAACGTACTGGGAGAAGAAGCAGGAGGAGGCCCGCAAGAGCCCCACACCCTCGGCGCCGGCCCCCGTGCCATTGGCCGAGCCGCTGCCGCCGAGCAGTCAGCCTGTCGAAGCGCACGTGCCCACGCAGCCCGTCAGCATAGTGGAG CAGCAGTACCAGAACGGCGAGTCGGAGGAGAACCACGAGCAGTTTCTGAAGGCCCTGCAGAACGCCGTGACCACTTTCCTGAACCGCATGAAGAGCAACCACATGCGCGGGCGCAGCATCACCAACGACAGCGCCGTCCTGTCCCTCTTCCAGTCCATCAACAACATGCACCCGCAGCTGCTGGACATCCTCAACCAGCTCGACGAGAAGCGGC TGTACTACGAGGGGCTGCAGGACAAGCTGGCGCAAGTGCGCGACGCTCGTGCGGCGCTCAACGCACTTCGTGACGAGCACAGGGAGAAACTGCGCCGCGCCGCCGAGGAGGCGGAGAGGCAAAGGCAGATCCAGCTGGCGCAAAAACTGGAGATCATGCGGCAGAAGAAGCAG GAGTACTTGGAAATGCAACGGCAGCTGGCCATCCAGCGCCTGCAGGAGCAGGAGAAGGAGCGCCAGCTGCGTCTGGAGCAGCAGAAGCACACCATCCAGATGAGAGCTCAGATGCCCGCTTTCTCTCTGCCCTACGCACAG ATGCAGTCTTTGCCCCCAAACGTATCCGGCGGGGTGGTGTATCAGCCTGGCGCTCCGCCCAGCTACCCGGGCACCTTCAGTCCAGCCAACTCGGTGGAGGGTTCCCCTATGCACAACATCTACATGAGCCAGCCGGGCCAGGGCGCGCCGCCGCAGTACCAGGCCATGCCCACTGGTGCCGCAG ATCCCAATATGGTGAACGCATACATGTATCAACCTGCTGCCAGCGATGGACACCCCGCTCCGCCTCCAGGTCAGGCCCCGCCAACCACCAGTACGCCCTACTCCAACTACCAGCCCACACCCACGCAAGGCTACCAG AATGTGGCGTCGCAGGCCCAGAGCTTACCCCCCATGCCCCAAGCCGGCCACACCAACGGCATGGGCTACATGGGCTACCCGCCCTACAGCATGCAGAACATGATTTCGGCACTTCCGGGGCAGGACCCCAACTTGGCCGTCCAACAGCCGTACATGTCCGGCCAGCAGCCCATGTACCAACAG GTGGCTCCCCCTGGTGGCCCGCAGCAACCggctcagcagcagcagcagcagccgccgCAGCCCCCTGCCCAGGTGGTCCCCGGCAGTGCGGAGGCGCAGCTCATCTCTTTCGACTGA
- the hgs gene encoding hepatocyte growth factor-regulated tyrosine kinase substrate isoform X2 encodes MGKGGGTFERLLDKATSQLLLETDWESILQICDLIRQGDTQAKYAIGAIKKKLNDKNPHVALYALEVLESVVKNCGQTVHDEVASKQTMEELKDLIKKQTEPNVRSKILYLIQAWAHAFRNEPKYKVVQDTYQIMKVEGHVFPEFKESDAMFAAERAPDWVDAEDCHRCRVQFGVMTRKHHCRACGQIFCGKCSSKYSTIPKFGIEKEVRVCEPCFELLNNHPSLSPPLRKAESKPASTGTGGAELPPEYLTSPLSQQSQMPPKRDETALQEEEELQLAIALSQSEAEEKERKRQKNSYTVYPKADPTPVTSSAPPVSTLYTSPVNSSAPSAEEVDPELARYLNRTYWEKKQEEARKSPTPSAPAPVPLAEPLPPSSQPVEAHVPTQPVSIVEQYQNGESEENHEQFLKALQNAVTTFLNRMKSNHMRGRSITNDSAVLSLFQSINNMHPQLLDILNQLDEKRLYYEGLQDKLAQVRDARAALNALRDEHREKLRRAAEEAERQRQIQLAQKLEIMRQKKQEYLEMQRQLAIQRLQEQEKERQLRLEQQKHTIQMRAQMPAFSLPYAQMQSLPPNVSGGVVYQPGAPPSYPGTFSPANSVEGSPMHNIYMSQPGQGAPPQYQAMPTGAADPNMVNAYMYQPAASDGHPAPPPGQAPPTTSTPYSNYQPTPTQGYQNVASQAQSLPPMPQAGHTNGMGYMGYPPYSMQNMISALPGQDPNLAVQQPYMSGQQPMYQQVAPPGGPQQPAQQQQQQPPQPPAQVVPGSAEAQLISFD; translated from the exons ATGGGGAAAGGCGGAGGTACATTCGAAAGGCTTCTGG ACAAGGCCACCAGTCAGCTGCTGCTGGAAACCGACTGGGAATCCATCCTGCAAATCTGCGATCTCATTCGACAAGGAGACACCCA GGCTAAATATGCAATTGGCGCTATCAAGAAGAAACTGAATGACAAAAATCCACATGTGGCCCTCTACGCACTTGAG GTCCTTGAGTCTGTGGTAAAGAACTGCGGGCAGACGGTTCACGATGAGGTGGCAAGTAAACAAACTATGGAAGAGCTGAAGGATCTGATCAAG AAACAGACGGAACCAAATGTCCGCAGCAAAATCCTTTACTTAATCCAAGCCTGGGCCCACGCCTTCCGCAACGAGCCCAAGTACAAAGTGGTGCAAGACACCTATCAGATCATGAAAGTGGAAG GTCACGTGTTCCCCGAGTTTAAGGAGAGCGATGCGATGTTTGCAGCAGAACGA GCCCCAGACTGGGTTGACGCTGAGGATTGCCACCGGTGCAGAGTCCAGTTTGGGGTGATGACAAGAAAG caccactgtcGAGCCTGCGGGCAGATCTTCTGCGGCAAGTGTTCCTCGAAGTACTCCACCATTCCCAAGTTTGGAATCGAGAAGGAGGTCCGCGTGTGCGAGCCCTGCTTTGAGCTGCTGAACAA CCACCCTTCCCTCTCTCCTCCGCTCAGGAAAGCCGAGAGCAAGCCGGCGTCCACCGGTACCGGCGGTGCCGAGCTGCCGCCGGAATACCTCACCAGCCCGCTGTCCCAGCAGTCACAG ATGCCTCCAAAAAGAGATGAAACAGCGctgcaggaggaggaagagctgCAGCTGGCCATCGCACTCTCCCAAAGCGAGGCcgaggagaaagagagaaag AGGCAGAAGAACTCGTACACCGTGTATCCCAAGGCGGACCCCACCCCGGTCACCTCCTCAGCACCCCCAGTCAGCACCCTCTACACGTCCCCTGTG AATTCCTCTGCTCCGTCAGCTGAAGAAGTCGACCCTGAG CTGGCCCGTTACCTCAACAGAACGTACTGGGAGAAGAAGCAGGAGGAGGCCCGCAAGAGCCCCACACCCTCGGCGCCGGCCCCCGTGCCATTGGCCGAGCCGCTGCCGCCGAGCAGTCAGCCTGTCGAAGCGCACGTGCCCACGCAGCCCGTCAGCATAGTGGAG CAGTACCAGAACGGCGAGTCGGAGGAGAACCACGAGCAGTTTCTGAAGGCCCTGCAGAACGCCGTGACCACTTTCCTGAACCGCATGAAGAGCAACCACATGCGCGGGCGCAGCATCACCAACGACAGCGCCGTCCTGTCCCTCTTCCAGTCCATCAACAACATGCACCCGCAGCTGCTGGACATCCTCAACCAGCTCGACGAGAAGCGGC TGTACTACGAGGGGCTGCAGGACAAGCTGGCGCAAGTGCGCGACGCTCGTGCGGCGCTCAACGCACTTCGTGACGAGCACAGGGAGAAACTGCGCCGCGCCGCCGAGGAGGCGGAGAGGCAAAGGCAGATCCAGCTGGCGCAAAAACTGGAGATCATGCGGCAGAAGAAGCAG GAGTACTTGGAAATGCAACGGCAGCTGGCCATCCAGCGCCTGCAGGAGCAGGAGAAGGAGCGCCAGCTGCGTCTGGAGCAGCAGAAGCACACCATCCAGATGAGAGCTCAGATGCCCGCTTTCTCTCTGCCCTACGCACAG ATGCAGTCTTTGCCCCCAAACGTATCCGGCGGGGTGGTGTATCAGCCTGGCGCTCCGCCCAGCTACCCGGGCACCTTCAGTCCAGCCAACTCGGTGGAGGGTTCCCCTATGCACAACATCTACATGAGCCAGCCGGGCCAGGGCGCGCCGCCGCAGTACCAGGCCATGCCCACTGGTGCCGCAG ATCCCAATATGGTGAACGCATACATGTATCAACCTGCTGCCAGCGATGGACACCCCGCTCCGCCTCCAGGTCAGGCCCCGCCAACCACCAGTACGCCCTACTCCAACTACCAGCCCACACCCACGCAAGGCTACCAG AATGTGGCGTCGCAGGCCCAGAGCTTACCCCCCATGCCCCAAGCCGGCCACACCAACGGCATGGGCTACATGGGCTACCCGCCCTACAGCATGCAGAACATGATTTCGGCACTTCCGGGGCAGGACCCCAACTTGGCCGTCCAACAGCCGTACATGTCCGGCCAGCAGCCCATGTACCAACAG GTGGCTCCCCCTGGTGGCCCGCAGCAACCggctcagcagcagcagcagcagccgccgCAGCCCCCTGCCCAGGTGGTCCCCGGCAGTGCGGAGGCGCAGCTCATCTCTTTCGACTGA
- the hgs gene encoding hepatocyte growth factor-regulated tyrosine kinase substrate isoform X3, whose protein sequence is MGKGGGTFERLLDKATSQLLLETDWESILQICDLIRQGDTQAKYAIGAIKKKLNDKNPHVALYALEVLESVVKNCGQTVHDEVASKQTMEELKDLIKTEPNVRSKILYLIQAWAHAFRNEPKYKVVQDTYQIMKVEGHVFPEFKESDAMFAAERAPDWVDAEDCHRCRVQFGVMTRKHHCRACGQIFCGKCSSKYSTIPKFGIEKEVRVCEPCFELLNNHPSLSPPLRKAESKPASTGTGGAELPPEYLTSPLSQQSQMPPKRDETALQEEEELQLAIALSQSEAEEKERKRQKNSYTVYPKADPTPVTSSAPPVSTLYTSPVNSSAPSAEEVDPELARYLNRTYWEKKQEEARKSPTPSAPAPVPLAEPLPPSSQPVEAHVPTQPVSIVEQQYQNGESEENHEQFLKALQNAVTTFLNRMKSNHMRGRSITNDSAVLSLFQSINNMHPQLLDILNQLDEKRLYYEGLQDKLAQVRDARAALNALRDEHREKLRRAAEEAERQRQIQLAQKLEIMRQKKQEYLEMQRQLAIQRLQEQEKERQLRLEQQKHTIQMRAQMPAFSLPYAQMQSLPPNVSGGVVYQPGAPPSYPGTFSPANSVEGSPMHNIYMSQPGQGAPPQYQAMPTGAADPNMVNAYMYQPAASDGHPAPPPGQAPPTTSTPYSNYQPTPTQGYQNVASQAQSLPPMPQAGHTNGMGYMGYPPYSMQNMISALPGQDPNLAVQQPYMSGQQPMYQQVAPPGGPQQPAQQQQQQPPQPPAQVVPGSAEAQLISFD, encoded by the exons ATGGGGAAAGGCGGAGGTACATTCGAAAGGCTTCTGG ACAAGGCCACCAGTCAGCTGCTGCTGGAAACCGACTGGGAATCCATCCTGCAAATCTGCGATCTCATTCGACAAGGAGACACCCA GGCTAAATATGCAATTGGCGCTATCAAGAAGAAACTGAATGACAAAAATCCACATGTGGCCCTCTACGCACTTGAG GTCCTTGAGTCTGTGGTAAAGAACTGCGGGCAGACGGTTCACGATGAGGTGGCAAGTAAACAAACTATGGAAGAGCTGAAGGATCTGATCAAG ACGGAACCAAATGTCCGCAGCAAAATCCTTTACTTAATCCAAGCCTGGGCCCACGCCTTCCGCAACGAGCCCAAGTACAAAGTGGTGCAAGACACCTATCAGATCATGAAAGTGGAAG GTCACGTGTTCCCCGAGTTTAAGGAGAGCGATGCGATGTTTGCAGCAGAACGA GCCCCAGACTGGGTTGACGCTGAGGATTGCCACCGGTGCAGAGTCCAGTTTGGGGTGATGACAAGAAAG caccactgtcGAGCCTGCGGGCAGATCTTCTGCGGCAAGTGTTCCTCGAAGTACTCCACCATTCCCAAGTTTGGAATCGAGAAGGAGGTCCGCGTGTGCGAGCCCTGCTTTGAGCTGCTGAACAA CCACCCTTCCCTCTCTCCTCCGCTCAGGAAAGCCGAGAGCAAGCCGGCGTCCACCGGTACCGGCGGTGCCGAGCTGCCGCCGGAATACCTCACCAGCCCGCTGTCCCAGCAGTCACAG ATGCCTCCAAAAAGAGATGAAACAGCGctgcaggaggaggaagagctgCAGCTGGCCATCGCACTCTCCCAAAGCGAGGCcgaggagaaagagagaaag AGGCAGAAGAACTCGTACACCGTGTATCCCAAGGCGGACCCCACCCCGGTCACCTCCTCAGCACCCCCAGTCAGCACCCTCTACACGTCCCCTGTG AATTCCTCTGCTCCGTCAGCTGAAGAAGTCGACCCTGAG CTGGCCCGTTACCTCAACAGAACGTACTGGGAGAAGAAGCAGGAGGAGGCCCGCAAGAGCCCCACACCCTCGGCGCCGGCCCCCGTGCCATTGGCCGAGCCGCTGCCGCCGAGCAGTCAGCCTGTCGAAGCGCACGTGCCCACGCAGCCCGTCAGCATAGTGGAG CAGCAGTACCAGAACGGCGAGTCGGAGGAGAACCACGAGCAGTTTCTGAAGGCCCTGCAGAACGCCGTGACCACTTTCCTGAACCGCATGAAGAGCAACCACATGCGCGGGCGCAGCATCACCAACGACAGCGCCGTCCTGTCCCTCTTCCAGTCCATCAACAACATGCACCCGCAGCTGCTGGACATCCTCAACCAGCTCGACGAGAAGCGGC TGTACTACGAGGGGCTGCAGGACAAGCTGGCGCAAGTGCGCGACGCTCGTGCGGCGCTCAACGCACTTCGTGACGAGCACAGGGAGAAACTGCGCCGCGCCGCCGAGGAGGCGGAGAGGCAAAGGCAGATCCAGCTGGCGCAAAAACTGGAGATCATGCGGCAGAAGAAGCAG GAGTACTTGGAAATGCAACGGCAGCTGGCCATCCAGCGCCTGCAGGAGCAGGAGAAGGAGCGCCAGCTGCGTCTGGAGCAGCAGAAGCACACCATCCAGATGAGAGCTCAGATGCCCGCTTTCTCTCTGCCCTACGCACAG ATGCAGTCTTTGCCCCCAAACGTATCCGGCGGGGTGGTGTATCAGCCTGGCGCTCCGCCCAGCTACCCGGGCACCTTCAGTCCAGCCAACTCGGTGGAGGGTTCCCCTATGCACAACATCTACATGAGCCAGCCGGGCCAGGGCGCGCCGCCGCAGTACCAGGCCATGCCCACTGGTGCCGCAG ATCCCAATATGGTGAACGCATACATGTATCAACCTGCTGCCAGCGATGGACACCCCGCTCCGCCTCCAGGTCAGGCCCCGCCAACCACCAGTACGCCCTACTCCAACTACCAGCCCACACCCACGCAAGGCTACCAG AATGTGGCGTCGCAGGCCCAGAGCTTACCCCCCATGCCCCAAGCCGGCCACACCAACGGCATGGGCTACATGGGCTACCCGCCCTACAGCATGCAGAACATGATTTCGGCACTTCCGGGGCAGGACCCCAACTTGGCCGTCCAACAGCCGTACATGTCCGGCCAGCAGCCCATGTACCAACAG GTGGCTCCCCCTGGTGGCCCGCAGCAACCggctcagcagcagcagcagcagccgccgCAGCCCCCTGCCCAGGTGGTCCCCGGCAGTGCGGAGGCGCAGCTCATCTCTTTCGACTGA
- the zgc:103625 gene encoding LOW QUALITY PROTEIN: methyltransferase-like 26 B (The sequence of the model RefSeq protein was modified relative to this genomic sequence to represent the inferred CDS: deleted 1 base in 1 codon) yields the protein MLLSPQAERNWEQVCSVPQEALEEQSHRQLFALELGSGTGQHVIRFAQKMPFVTWQPSDIQEEARQSIRAYIAATNLTTVLPPVRLDASEPWEKWAGVPRGSCDVIVAINLLQYSTFKTAQGVFNGAGQVIEENGLLVTYGAYAINGTITPPCNQLLDDELRKVNPEWGLPDVDVLRQLAYGNGMRMERMVRHVYAHDAA from the exons ATGCTGCTGTCTCCTCAGGCGGAGAGGAACTGGGAGCAAGTGTGCTCGGTGCCGCAAGAAGCGCTGGAGGAGCAGTCCCACCGGCAGCTCTTCGCCCTGGAGCTGGGCTCAGGAACCGGGCAGCACGTCATT CGCTTCGCCCAGAAGATGCCCTTCGTCACCTGGCAGCCGTCGGACATCCAGGAGGAGGCCCGGCAGAG CATCAGGGCGTACATCGCCGCCACCAACCTGACGACGGTTCTGCCGCCTGTGCGCCTGGATGCCAGCGAACCTTGGGAGAAGTGGGCGGGGGTCCCTCGTGGCTCCTGTGACGTCATTGTTGCCATTAACCTACTGCAGTACAGCACCTTCAAGACAGCACAG GGTGTTTTCAACGGGGCAGGTCAGGTCATCGAAGAAAATGGTCTCTTGGTGACATACGGG GCGTACGCCATTAACGGCACCATTACGCCACCATGCAACCAACTCCTTGATGACGAGCTTCGCAAAGT GAATCCCGAGTGGGGACTTCCGGACGTGGACGTGCTCCGACAGCTGGCCTACGGAAACGGGATGCGCATGGAGAGGATGGTTAGACACGTATACGCACACGACGCTGCTTAA